Proteins from a genomic interval of Dunckerocampus dactyliophorus isolate RoL2022-P2 chromosome 5, RoL_Ddac_1.1, whole genome shotgun sequence:
- the LOC129182002 gene encoding BTB/POZ domain-containing protein 10-like isoform X1: MSQDAEALLGGRRGFCLIPCCFVFSWSSDKHCDRQCGVSVLACDQQRQQRWTGTMSLYGEARAGSDYGGEQRRHSGDRSRDSSSDRGESQLTPCIRNVTSPTRQHARERGDGGSSSRSSSPRPPRVSLSCSNVGGAAAGGLHPKTLGQGPSDMIFVYDLGSKEGHRGGQRVGERVTLIVDNTRFVVDPAIFTAQPNTMLGRMFGSGRDNNFTRPNEKGEFDVADGISSTVFRAILDYYKSGIIRCPDGVSIPELRESCDYLCISFDYSTIKCRDLSALMHELSNDGARRQFERYLEEMVLPLMVASAQSGERECHVVVLTDDDVVDWDEEYPPQMGEEYSQIIYSTKLYRFFKYIENRDVAKSVLKDRGLKKIRLGIEGYPTYKEKVKRRPGGRPEVIYNYVQRPFIRMSWEKEEGKSRHVDFQCVKSKSTTNLAAAAADIPQDQLVVLQPPGPRVDELDTPPQQGSGQMAEGVASRQLQQGPNSVAPQLVQEIQHTQALYHYQPHSDPPGSPSA, from the exons ATGAGCCAGGATGCTGAGGCTTTGTTGGGAGGAAGACGAGGCTTTTGTCTCATCCCTTGCTGCTTTGTCTTCTCTTGGTCCTCCGATAAGCACTG TGACAGACAGTGTGGCGTGTCAGTGCTGGCCTGCGACCAGCAGCGGCAGCAGAGGTGGACCGGGACCATGAGTCTGTACGGCGAAGCCCGAGCAGGGAGTGATTATGGCGGGGAGCAGCGGAGGCACTCTGGCGACCGCTCGCGAGACTCGTCCAGCGACCGAGGAGAAAGTCAGCTGACCCCCTGCATTAGGAATGTCACATCCCCCACCCGGCAGCACG CCCGTGAACGTGGTGATGGTGGCTCATCCTCCAGATCCTCCAGTCCACGTCCCCCGAGGGTTTCTCTTTCATGTTCAAATGTTGGAGGGGCTGCTGCAGGGGGCCTCCACCCCAAGACGCTCGGCCAGGGACCCAGTGACATGATCTTTGTGTATGACCTCGGAAGTAAAGAGGGTCATCGTGGTGGACAGCGCGTGGGAGAGCGGGTGACGCTCATTGTGGACAATACAAGATTTGTGGTGGATCCTGCCATCTTTACAGCCCAACCCAACACCATGCTGGGCAG GATGTTTGGCTCGGGGCGGGACAACAATTTCACAAGGCCCAATGAAAAAGGAGAGTTTGACGTGGCTGATGGCATCAGCTCCACGGTCTTCAGAGCCATTCTG GATTACTACAAATCAGGGATAATCCGCTGCCCTGACGGCGTTTCCATTCCTGAGCTGAGGGAGTCATGTGACTATCTGTGTATCTCCTTCGACTACAGCACCATCAAGTGCAGAGACCTCA GCGCCCTGATGCACGAGCTGTCCAACGACGGGGCCCGCCGTCAGTTTGAGCGCTACCTGGAGGAGATGGTGCTGCCGCTGATGGTGGCGAGCGCGCAGAGCGGGGAGAGGGAGTGCCATGTGGTGGTGCTCACCGACGACGACGTGGTGGACTGGGACGAGGAGTACCCCCCACAGATGGGAGAGGAATATTCACAAA TCATCTACAGCACCAAACTCTACCGCTTCTTCAAATACATCGAGAACAGAGACGTGGCCAAGTCAGTCCTCAAGGACCGGGGACTGAAGAAGATCCGACTGGGCATAGAAG GCTACCCCACATATAAAGAGAAGGTGAAGCGGCGGCCCGGAGGTCGCCCGGAGGTCATCTACAACTACGTCCAGCGTCCTTTCATCCGCATGTCCTGGGAGAAGGAGGAGGGCAAAAGCCGCCACGTGGACTTCCAGTGCGTCAAGTCCAAGTCCACCACCAACCTGGCCGCCGCCGCCGCAGACATTCCCCAGGACCAGCTGGTGGTTCTGCAGCCGCCGGGCCCGCGGGTAGACGAGCTGGACACGCCCCCTCAGCAGGGGTCGGGTCAGATGGCAGAGGGTGTGGCCTCCCGGCAGCTTCAGCAGGGTCCGAATTCCGTTGCTCCTCAGCTTGTTCAGGAGATCCAGCACACCCAGGCACTTTACCACTACCAGCCGCACTCAGACCCCCCGGGGTCCCCGTCTGCGTGA
- the LOC129182002 gene encoding BTB/POZ domain-containing protein 10-like isoform X2, with product MSREKWTIATVFDDNGGVHGVQDGWQNGDRQCGVSVLACDQQRQQRWTGTMSLYGEARAGSDYGGEQRRHSGDRSRDSSSDRGESQLTPCIRNVTSPTRQHARERGDGGSSSRSSSPRPPRVSLSCSNVGGAAAGGLHPKTLGQGPSDMIFVYDLGSKEGHRGGQRVGERVTLIVDNTRFVVDPAIFTAQPNTMLGRMFGSGRDNNFTRPNEKGEFDVADGISSTVFRAILDYYKSGIIRCPDGVSIPELRESCDYLCISFDYSTIKCRDLSALMHELSNDGARRQFERYLEEMVLPLMVASAQSGERECHVVVLTDDDVVDWDEEYPPQMGEEYSQIIYSTKLYRFFKYIENRDVAKSVLKDRGLKKIRLGIEGYPTYKEKVKRRPGGRPEVIYNYVQRPFIRMSWEKEEGKSRHVDFQCVKSKSTTNLAAAAADIPQDQLVVLQPPGPRVDELDTPPQQGSGQMAEGVASRQLQQGPNSVAPQLVQEIQHTQALYHYQPHSDPPGSPSA from the exons ATGTCTCGCGAGAAGTGGACGATAGCAACTGTGTTTGATGACAACGGAGGAGTTCATGGAGTTCAAGATGGATGGCAAAATGG TGACAGACAGTGTGGCGTGTCAGTGCTGGCCTGCGACCAGCAGCGGCAGCAGAGGTGGACCGGGACCATGAGTCTGTACGGCGAAGCCCGAGCAGGGAGTGATTATGGCGGGGAGCAGCGGAGGCACTCTGGCGACCGCTCGCGAGACTCGTCCAGCGACCGAGGAGAAAGTCAGCTGACCCCCTGCATTAGGAATGTCACATCCCCCACCCGGCAGCACG CCCGTGAACGTGGTGATGGTGGCTCATCCTCCAGATCCTCCAGTCCACGTCCCCCGAGGGTTTCTCTTTCATGTTCAAATGTTGGAGGGGCTGCTGCAGGGGGCCTCCACCCCAAGACGCTCGGCCAGGGACCCAGTGACATGATCTTTGTGTATGACCTCGGAAGTAAAGAGGGTCATCGTGGTGGACAGCGCGTGGGAGAGCGGGTGACGCTCATTGTGGACAATACAAGATTTGTGGTGGATCCTGCCATCTTTACAGCCCAACCCAACACCATGCTGGGCAG GATGTTTGGCTCGGGGCGGGACAACAATTTCACAAGGCCCAATGAAAAAGGAGAGTTTGACGTGGCTGATGGCATCAGCTCCACGGTCTTCAGAGCCATTCTG GATTACTACAAATCAGGGATAATCCGCTGCCCTGACGGCGTTTCCATTCCTGAGCTGAGGGAGTCATGTGACTATCTGTGTATCTCCTTCGACTACAGCACCATCAAGTGCAGAGACCTCA GCGCCCTGATGCACGAGCTGTCCAACGACGGGGCCCGCCGTCAGTTTGAGCGCTACCTGGAGGAGATGGTGCTGCCGCTGATGGTGGCGAGCGCGCAGAGCGGGGAGAGGGAGTGCCATGTGGTGGTGCTCACCGACGACGACGTGGTGGACTGGGACGAGGAGTACCCCCCACAGATGGGAGAGGAATATTCACAAA TCATCTACAGCACCAAACTCTACCGCTTCTTCAAATACATCGAGAACAGAGACGTGGCCAAGTCAGTCCTCAAGGACCGGGGACTGAAGAAGATCCGACTGGGCATAGAAG GCTACCCCACATATAAAGAGAAGGTGAAGCGGCGGCCCGGAGGTCGCCCGGAGGTCATCTACAACTACGTCCAGCGTCCTTTCATCCGCATGTCCTGGGAGAAGGAGGAGGGCAAAAGCCGCCACGTGGACTTCCAGTGCGTCAAGTCCAAGTCCACCACCAACCTGGCCGCCGCCGCCGCAGACATTCCCCAGGACCAGCTGGTGGTTCTGCAGCCGCCGGGCCCGCGGGTAGACGAGCTGGACACGCCCCCTCAGCAGGGGTCGGGTCAGATGGCAGAGGGTGTGGCCTCCCGGCAGCTTCAGCAGGGTCCGAATTCCGTTGCTCCTCAGCTTGTTCAGGAGATCCAGCACACCCAGGCACTTTACCACTACCAGCCGCACTCAGACCCCCCGGGGTCCCCGTCTGCGTGA
- the LOC129182002 gene encoding BTB/POZ domain-containing protein 10-like isoform X4 has translation MSHPPPGSTVRTAAMFSAKLHAVLNARERGDGGSSSRSSSPRPPRVSLSCSNVGGAAAGGLHPKTLGQGPSDMIFVYDLGSKEGHRGGQRVGERVTLIVDNTRFVVDPAIFTAQPNTMLGRMFGSGRDNNFTRPNEKGEFDVADGISSTVFRAILDYYKSGIIRCPDGVSIPELRESCDYLCISFDYSTIKCRDLSALMHELSNDGARRQFERYLEEMVLPLMVASAQSGERECHVVVLTDDDVVDWDEEYPPQMGEEYSQIIYSTKLYRFFKYIENRDVAKSVLKDRGLKKIRLGIEGYPTYKEKVKRRPGGRPEVIYNYVQRPFIRMSWEKEEGKSRHVDFQCVKSKSTTNLAAAAADIPQDQLVVLQPPGPRVDELDTPPQQGSGQMAEGVASRQLQQGPNSVAPQLVQEIQHTQALYHYQPHSDPPGSPSA, from the exons ATGTCACATCCCCCACCCGGCAGCACGGTGAGGACGGCAGCCATGTTTTCCGCCAAGTTGCATGCAGTTTTGAACG CCCGTGAACGTGGTGATGGTGGCTCATCCTCCAGATCCTCCAGTCCACGTCCCCCGAGGGTTTCTCTTTCATGTTCAAATGTTGGAGGGGCTGCTGCAGGGGGCCTCCACCCCAAGACGCTCGGCCAGGGACCCAGTGACATGATCTTTGTGTATGACCTCGGAAGTAAAGAGGGTCATCGTGGTGGACAGCGCGTGGGAGAGCGGGTGACGCTCATTGTGGACAATACAAGATTTGTGGTGGATCCTGCCATCTTTACAGCCCAACCCAACACCATGCTGGGCAG GATGTTTGGCTCGGGGCGGGACAACAATTTCACAAGGCCCAATGAAAAAGGAGAGTTTGACGTGGCTGATGGCATCAGCTCCACGGTCTTCAGAGCCATTCTG GATTACTACAAATCAGGGATAATCCGCTGCCCTGACGGCGTTTCCATTCCTGAGCTGAGGGAGTCATGTGACTATCTGTGTATCTCCTTCGACTACAGCACCATCAAGTGCAGAGACCTCA GCGCCCTGATGCACGAGCTGTCCAACGACGGGGCCCGCCGTCAGTTTGAGCGCTACCTGGAGGAGATGGTGCTGCCGCTGATGGTGGCGAGCGCGCAGAGCGGGGAGAGGGAGTGCCATGTGGTGGTGCTCACCGACGACGACGTGGTGGACTGGGACGAGGAGTACCCCCCACAGATGGGAGAGGAATATTCACAAA TCATCTACAGCACCAAACTCTACCGCTTCTTCAAATACATCGAGAACAGAGACGTGGCCAAGTCAGTCCTCAAGGACCGGGGACTGAAGAAGATCCGACTGGGCATAGAAG GCTACCCCACATATAAAGAGAAGGTGAAGCGGCGGCCCGGAGGTCGCCCGGAGGTCATCTACAACTACGTCCAGCGTCCTTTCATCCGCATGTCCTGGGAGAAGGAGGAGGGCAAAAGCCGCCACGTGGACTTCCAGTGCGTCAAGTCCAAGTCCACCACCAACCTGGCCGCCGCCGCCGCAGACATTCCCCAGGACCAGCTGGTGGTTCTGCAGCCGCCGGGCCCGCGGGTAGACGAGCTGGACACGCCCCCTCAGCAGGGGTCGGGTCAGATGGCAGAGGGTGTGGCCTCCCGGCAGCTTCAGCAGGGTCCGAATTCCGTTGCTCCTCAGCTTGTTCAGGAGATCCAGCACACCCAGGCACTTTACCACTACCAGCCGCACTCAGACCCCCCGGGGTCCCCGTCTGCGTGA
- the LOC129182002 gene encoding BTB/POZ domain-containing protein 10-like isoform X3, producing the protein MSLYGEARAGSDYGGEQRRHSGDRSRDSSSDRGESQLTPCIRNVTSPTRQHARERGDGGSSSRSSSPRPPRVSLSCSNVGGAAAGGLHPKTLGQGPSDMIFVYDLGSKEGHRGGQRVGERVTLIVDNTRFVVDPAIFTAQPNTMLGRMFGSGRDNNFTRPNEKGEFDVADGISSTVFRAILDYYKSGIIRCPDGVSIPELRESCDYLCISFDYSTIKCRDLSALMHELSNDGARRQFERYLEEMVLPLMVASAQSGERECHVVVLTDDDVVDWDEEYPPQMGEEYSQIIYSTKLYRFFKYIENRDVAKSVLKDRGLKKIRLGIEGYPTYKEKVKRRPGGRPEVIYNYVQRPFIRMSWEKEEGKSRHVDFQCVKSKSTTNLAAAAADIPQDQLVVLQPPGPRVDELDTPPQQGSGQMAEGVASRQLQQGPNSVAPQLVQEIQHTQALYHYQPHSDPPGSPSA; encoded by the exons ATGAGTCTGTACGGCGAAGCCCGAGCAGGGAGTGATTATGGCGGGGAGCAGCGGAGGCACTCTGGCGACCGCTCGCGAGACTCGTCCAGCGACCGAGGAGAAAGTCAGCTGACCCCCTGCATTAGGAATGTCACATCCCCCACCCGGCAGCACG CCCGTGAACGTGGTGATGGTGGCTCATCCTCCAGATCCTCCAGTCCACGTCCCCCGAGGGTTTCTCTTTCATGTTCAAATGTTGGAGGGGCTGCTGCAGGGGGCCTCCACCCCAAGACGCTCGGCCAGGGACCCAGTGACATGATCTTTGTGTATGACCTCGGAAGTAAAGAGGGTCATCGTGGTGGACAGCGCGTGGGAGAGCGGGTGACGCTCATTGTGGACAATACAAGATTTGTGGTGGATCCTGCCATCTTTACAGCCCAACCCAACACCATGCTGGGCAG GATGTTTGGCTCGGGGCGGGACAACAATTTCACAAGGCCCAATGAAAAAGGAGAGTTTGACGTGGCTGATGGCATCAGCTCCACGGTCTTCAGAGCCATTCTG GATTACTACAAATCAGGGATAATCCGCTGCCCTGACGGCGTTTCCATTCCTGAGCTGAGGGAGTCATGTGACTATCTGTGTATCTCCTTCGACTACAGCACCATCAAGTGCAGAGACCTCA GCGCCCTGATGCACGAGCTGTCCAACGACGGGGCCCGCCGTCAGTTTGAGCGCTACCTGGAGGAGATGGTGCTGCCGCTGATGGTGGCGAGCGCGCAGAGCGGGGAGAGGGAGTGCCATGTGGTGGTGCTCACCGACGACGACGTGGTGGACTGGGACGAGGAGTACCCCCCACAGATGGGAGAGGAATATTCACAAA TCATCTACAGCACCAAACTCTACCGCTTCTTCAAATACATCGAGAACAGAGACGTGGCCAAGTCAGTCCTCAAGGACCGGGGACTGAAGAAGATCCGACTGGGCATAGAAG GCTACCCCACATATAAAGAGAAGGTGAAGCGGCGGCCCGGAGGTCGCCCGGAGGTCATCTACAACTACGTCCAGCGTCCTTTCATCCGCATGTCCTGGGAGAAGGAGGAGGGCAAAAGCCGCCACGTGGACTTCCAGTGCGTCAAGTCCAAGTCCACCACCAACCTGGCCGCCGCCGCCGCAGACATTCCCCAGGACCAGCTGGTGGTTCTGCAGCCGCCGGGCCCGCGGGTAGACGAGCTGGACACGCCCCCTCAGCAGGGGTCGGGTCAGATGGCAGAGGGTGTGGCCTCCCGGCAGCTTCAGCAGGGTCCGAATTCCGTTGCTCCTCAGCTTGTTCAGGAGATCCAGCACACCCAGGCACTTTACCACTACCAGCCGCACTCAGACCCCCCGGGGTCCCCGTCTGCGTGA